In Vicinamibacteria bacterium, a single genomic region encodes these proteins:
- a CDS encoding alkaline phosphatase family protein: MSRRRRFAAACLLVASVTPVLLWVVSRERRPRSATPPLVPPRPEVAALARAGRPVIFVGLDGADWELLDEYTASGVMPNLAALVAEGAGGVLETIQPPLSPLVWTTMMTGVSPLAHGILDFTRFNPQSGQKEPITSDERREPAIWNMASAAGKRVGVLGLWATYPAEPVNGLMVSDRSFSFLFQEKEPPPGIVFPASQEMGVRQVLRRVEGEVGLAEMQAFLPWLRETEYRRHLTSDDPYGHPISALRRIIVETRVYDELARTFLASDRPDLAIVYLEGTDTIGHVFAPYATPRQADIAVEDYERYHAVPDIYFRQVDGLLGEYRRLARAAGAILMIASDHGFAWRQGRPTLSSFAISTAAKWHRKTGIYLLWGTGIVPAPAHPQRGKVTQVCATLLALLGLPSATYIEGPPLPGAPASLTARFDYRASFQPSSVALASHPRADAQAIEKLRALGYVGAAEALSAPEAARAAGSRRTAGSYNNEGLILKDEGKPEQAITAFESALRLDKNLASALWNLSDLLFAQNRDLDRSDDLLLRAFANGMPEAPRFLVGRAIGYQRANLVERSLKLMARAAVARPDEPEVWLFQGRYRVEKGDCRGALGDFQRAVRLSPKNPAAYASEGLARLCMGDRVGARESFERSLQLDPVQPKLLEYLTKL, translated from the coding sequence TTGAGCCGCCGCCGCCGTTTCGCCGCCGCATGCCTCCTGGTCGCGTCCGTCACGCCGGTGCTCCTTTGGGTCGTCAGCCGGGAGCGACGTCCCCGCTCCGCGACCCCTCCCCTCGTGCCCCCCCGGCCGGAAGTAGCGGCCCTGGCCCGCGCCGGGAGGCCGGTCATCTTCGTCGGCCTCGACGGGGCGGACTGGGAGTTGCTCGACGAGTACACGGCGTCGGGTGTGATGCCGAACCTCGCCGCCCTCGTTGCCGAGGGTGCCGGAGGCGTGCTCGAGACGATTCAGCCCCCACTCTCTCCCCTCGTCTGGACCACCATGATGACGGGCGTGAGCCCGCTCGCGCATGGGATCCTCGACTTCACCCGCTTCAACCCGCAGAGCGGCCAGAAAGAGCCGATCACCTCCGACGAGCGCCGCGAGCCCGCAATTTGGAACATGGCGAGCGCGGCCGGCAAGAGGGTGGGAGTGCTCGGCCTCTGGGCCACCTACCCGGCCGAGCCCGTCAACGGGCTCATGGTCTCTGACCGCTCATTCTCATTTCTCTTCCAGGAAAAGGAGCCCCCTCCCGGCATCGTCTTCCCGGCCTCCCAGGAGATGGGAGTACGCCAGGTACTGCGCCGGGTCGAGGGGGAGGTCGGGCTTGCCGAGATGCAGGCGTTCCTGCCTTGGCTTAGGGAAACGGAGTACCGCCGGCACCTGACCAGCGATGACCCCTACGGCCATCCCATCAGCGCGCTACGGCGGATAATCGTCGAGACGCGTGTGTACGATGAGCTCGCGCGCACGTTCCTTGCGAGCGACCGGCCGGATCTCGCCATTGTCTACCTTGAGGGAACCGACACCATCGGGCACGTTTTTGCTCCCTACGCAACGCCCCGCCAAGCTGACATCGCGGTCGAGGACTACGAGCGCTACCACGCCGTGCCCGACATTTACTTTCGTCAGGTGGACGGTTTGCTCGGTGAGTATCGACGACTCGCCCGCGCCGCGGGCGCCATCTTGATGATCGCGTCGGATCATGGCTTCGCCTGGCGGCAGGGACGACCCACCCTCTCGAGCTTCGCCATCTCGACCGCCGCGAAATGGCACCGCAAGACGGGCATCTATCTCCTATGGGGAACGGGTATCGTGCCTGCCCCGGCACACCCCCAACGCGGGAAGGTCACGCAAGTCTGTGCCACGCTCCTCGCGCTTCTGGGCCTGCCCTCCGCCACGTATATCGAGGGCCCGCCCCTGCCCGGTGCGCCAGCTTCGCTGACCGCGCGCTTCGACTATCGGGCGTCTTTCCAGCCCTCCTCGGTGGCGCTCGCTTCGCATCCCCGGGCGGATGCGCAGGCAATCGAAAAGCTCCGCGCCCTCGGCTACGTGGGGGCGGCGGAGGCGCTCTCCGCCCCTGAGGCCGCGCGGGCGGCAGGCTCGCGGCGCACCGCCGGTTCCTACAATAACGAGGGCCTCATCCTCAAGGACGAGGGCAAGCCCGAGCAGGCGATCACAGCCTTCGAGAGCGCTCTCCGCCTGGACAAGAACCTCGCCTCCGCTCTCTGGAACCTCAGCGACCTGCTCTTCGCACAGAATCGCGACCTCGACCGCTCCGACGATCTCTTGCTGCGGGCTTTCGCCAACGGTATGCCGGAGGCCCCGCGCTTTCTCGTGGGACGCGCGATCGGCTACCAGCGAGCGAACCTAGTCGAGCGCAGTCTCAAGCTGATGGCGCGGGCCGCCGTGGCCCGCCCCGACGAGCCTGAGGTCTGGCTCTTCCAGGGCCGCTATCGTGTTGAAAAGGGCGACTGCCGCGGCGCGCTCGGCGACTTCCAGAGGGCGGTGCGGCTTTCCCCCAAGAACCCGGCGGCCTACGCCTCCGAGGGGCTGGCACGCCTCTGCATGGGCGATCGCGTCGGCGCCCGGGAGAGCTTCGAGCGCTCTCTCCAGTTGGACCCCGTACAGCCGAAGCTCCTCGAATACCTAACCAAGCTGTAA
- a CDS encoding tetratricopeptide repeat protein, whose protein sequence is MLAQPRTRVEPVLLLGILLLGVASSSPAVGDGDARREALQHYRAGEAALSSEHFDEAVAEFQQAISLDPLLVMAHYGLGQAHMALKEYPEAVRAYLSCRKAFEDDLASRFQSEMEWGRRLDDQIRALEDQIAILSSGRPSAGYQRPLSAANVTNLQLQIDTLRARRKVGASAPLKTPPWISVALGSAYFRSNDFPNAEREYKTALDADPKIGEAHNNLAVVQMLTGRLEEAEQELKLAEKAGFRVSPALKKDLQNRRQQPDH, encoded by the coding sequence ATGCTAGCCCAACCGCGGACAAGGGTCGAACCGGTGCTCCTCCTCGGCATCCTGTTGCTGGGGGTCGCATCCTCATCCCCTGCCGTCGGGGACGGGGATGCCAGACGAGAGGCGCTCCAGCACTACCGGGCGGGCGAGGCCGCACTGTCCTCAGAGCACTTTGATGAGGCGGTCGCAGAGTTCCAACAGGCCATTTCCCTCGACCCGCTGCTCGTGATGGCGCACTATGGCCTAGGCCAGGCCCACATGGCGCTTAAGGAATACCCCGAGGCTGTGCGCGCCTACCTCAGCTGTCGAAAGGCATTCGAGGATGATCTGGCGAGCCGCTTTCAGAGTGAGATGGAATGGGGGCGGAGGCTGGACGACCAGATTAGAGCCCTCGAGGACCAGATCGCGATATTGAGCAGCGGCCGGCCCAGCGCGGGATACCAACGGCCCTTGAGCGCGGCCAACGTCACGAACCTACAACTGCAGATTGACACCCTACGCGCGCGCCGCAAGGTTGGCGCCTCCGCGCCCCTCAAGACGCCGCCCTGGATCTCCGTGGCCCTGGGCAGCGCCTATTTTAGAAGCAACGACTTTCCCAACGCGGAGCGCGAATACAAGACGGCTCTCGATGCCGACCCCAAGATCGGAGAAGCCCACAACAATCTCGCTGTCGTTCAAATGCTGACCGGGCGGCTGGAGGAGGCGGAGCAAGAGCTGAAGCTCGCCGAGAAGGCGGGCTTCCGTGTTAGTCCCGCGCTCAAGAAGGATCTTCAGAACCGGAGGCAGCAGCCCGACCACTAG
- a CDS encoding TonB-dependent receptor, with translation MRHLTKAWIAAACLLLVGSPLLAQTTGRIAGSIVDNSNAPVAGALVTVTSPSLQGALSGTTDTKGEFRFLSLPPGSYKIKAEVPGFKTVEQSNIVVGLDRTVSLALKLEVAAVVETVNVTGEAPNIDTTSSSTGVNATADLFNRIPVQRNFEDLARVAAGTQKDNVGTVVYGSSGAENQFIIDGLNTTGVRSGTNEKDLNFDFIQEIEIKTGGIPAEYGRMTGGAINVLTKSGSNEFHGSAFGFFEGKGLSSDNTTAPDRPATTTTVNKIDQKYDFGASLGGYLVKDSLWFFGAYNRVSQTDNTTIIQPLGVPGSPALGSVVPTTINHNLFSAKLTWKLTANHTFTASVFGDPGKTDGAIFSTVETPHVISGPPSTWQGTLDTGATDYVGRYDGVLGNSFMIRAQYGRHKETSIPGGPGTSIAQLRDQTVSPNVRSGGFGFFSDETYTRDQARVDISKFLGKHEIKLGGDIQRINDVVLNYQGGAGQLIYELGTAANPYYRHRYYVNDLASGYNRSNPATWQIALPQDSEPNTRDGSAYLQDSWRIASGFTLNLGVRWEQQQVNNRFGQQAFKISDNWAPRVGFVWDLKNNGKTKLYAHYGRYYEDIPQDINIRSFGGEVVCFCYNFSPSASNTLPDPSAPRKSTLLGGPEAADPNLKGQYIHEFIGGFEQEVGHDFSLGVKGTYRSLGRVIEDFLVPAQGVYFIANPGEGTLGQTLAFYDGVHTAPSPKASRKELAFEATAKKRFSNNWQLLASYVWEKLEGNYDGTFQNSTGQLDPNINSAFDYADFLVNADGRLSAERQNQLKFDGSYQFSSGALNGLNIGLSTYWFSGLPLTAYGYSFAYANWEYYLTPRGSLGRGPSNWEANLHVDYPIKVGAKQRLNIMVDAFNVFNRQANIQLDQRYNLVQDGPCAGVPGSLCNGDGGIATVGNSLTPVGQLSNPVATATNPDFLKKGTNFTLPRSVRVGLRFTF, from the coding sequence ATGAGGCACCTAACGAAGGCGTGGATCGCCGCAGCTTGCCTGCTGCTGGTCGGCTCCCCGCTTCTCGCCCAGACCACGGGGCGAATTGCGGGATCCATCGTAGACAATTCAAACGCCCCCGTGGCGGGCGCATTGGTGACCGTCACCAGCCCGAGTCTGCAGGGCGCTCTTTCCGGGACGACGGACACCAAGGGGGAGTTCCGCTTCCTGAGCCTCCCCCCCGGTAGCTACAAGATCAAGGCCGAGGTTCCGGGCTTCAAGACCGTTGAGCAGAGCAACATCGTGGTCGGCCTGGACCGCACGGTGTCTCTGGCCTTGAAGCTGGAAGTGGCGGCGGTCGTGGAGACCGTCAACGTCACCGGTGAGGCTCCGAATATCGACACCACCAGTAGCTCCACGGGCGTCAACGCGACTGCCGACCTCTTCAACCGCATCCCGGTGCAGCGCAACTTCGAAGACCTCGCCCGGGTCGCGGCCGGAACGCAAAAGGACAACGTGGGCACGGTCGTCTACGGCTCGAGCGGGGCCGAGAACCAGTTCATTATCGACGGTCTCAACACCACCGGCGTCCGCTCGGGAACGAACGAGAAAGATCTCAACTTCGACTTCATCCAGGAGATCGAGATCAAGACCGGCGGCATCCCTGCCGAATACGGCCGCATGACGGGGGGCGCCATCAACGTCCTGACCAAGTCCGGCAGCAACGAGTTCCACGGCTCCGCTTTCGGCTTCTTCGAAGGCAAGGGTCTTTCCTCCGACAACACCACGGCGCCGGATCGCCCCGCCACCACGACTACGGTCAACAAGATCGACCAGAAGTACGACTTCGGCGCCTCCCTCGGCGGCTACCTGGTGAAGGACTCCCTGTGGTTCTTCGGCGCCTACAACCGGGTCAGCCAGACGGACAACACCACAATCATCCAGCCGCTCGGGGTGCCCGGGAGCCCGGCGCTGGGCAGTGTCGTTCCCACCACCATCAACCACAACCTGTTCTCCGCGAAGCTCACCTGGAAGCTGACCGCCAACCACACCTTCACCGCCTCCGTCTTCGGAGACCCGGGCAAGACGGACGGCGCGATCTTCAGCACGGTTGAGACTCCGCATGTCATCTCCGGACCCCCCAGCACCTGGCAGGGGACGCTCGACACAGGGGCCACGGACTATGTCGGCCGCTACGATGGCGTGCTTGGCAACTCGTTCATGATTCGGGCCCAGTACGGCCGCCACAAGGAGACGTCCATCCCCGGCGGCCCGGGTACAAGCATCGCCCAGCTGCGCGACCAGACGGTCTCGCCCAACGTCCGTTCCGGCGGCTTCGGCTTCTTCTCGGACGAGACCTACACGCGCGACCAGGCCCGGGTGGACATCAGCAAGTTCTTGGGTAAGCACGAGATCAAGCTCGGCGGCGACATCCAGAGGATCAACGACGTCGTCCTGAACTACCAGGGCGGGGCCGGCCAGCTCATCTACGAGCTGGGTACGGCCGCAAATCCCTACTACCGGCACCGCTACTATGTGAACGATCTCGCCTCGGGCTACAACCGGAGCAACCCGGCGACTTGGCAGATCGCGCTGCCCCAGGACTCGGAGCCCAATACCCGCGATGGGTCTGCCTATCTCCAAGACAGCTGGAGGATCGCGAGCGGCTTCACGCTGAACCTGGGCGTGCGCTGGGAGCAGCAGCAAGTCAACAACCGGTTCGGGCAGCAGGCCTTCAAGATCAGCGACAACTGGGCGCCCCGCGTCGGTTTCGTGTGGGACCTCAAGAACAACGGAAAGACAAAGCTGTACGCCCACTATGGCCGGTACTACGAAGACATCCCGCAGGATATCAACATCCGCTCGTTCGGCGGCGAGGTCGTCTGCTTCTGCTACAACTTCAGCCCGAGCGCTTCCAACACCTTGCCCGACCCGAGCGCACCGCGTAAGTCGACGCTGCTTGGCGGGCCCGAGGCAGCCGATCCCAACCTCAAGGGCCAATACATTCACGAGTTCATCGGCGGGTTCGAGCAAGAGGTGGGACACGATTTCTCGCTTGGCGTCAAGGGCACCTACCGAAGCCTCGGCCGCGTGATCGAGGATTTCCTGGTGCCGGCTCAGGGGGTCTACTTCATCGCGAACCCCGGGGAAGGTACGCTCGGCCAGACGCTGGCCTTCTACGACGGCGTCCACACCGCGCCCTCACCCAAGGCCTCGCGCAAGGAGTTGGCCTTCGAGGCCACGGCCAAGAAGCGGTTCAGCAACAACTGGCAGCTCCTCGCGAGCTACGTCTGGGAGAAGCTGGAAGGAAACTACGACGGCACGTTCCAGAACTCGACCGGGCAGCTCGACCCCAACATCAACTCCGCCTTCGACTACGCGGACTTCCTGGTCAACGCCGATGGGCGCCTCTCCGCGGAGCGCCAGAACCAGCTCAAGTTCGACGGCAGCTACCAGTTCTCCTCAGGGGCGCTCAACGGGCTCAACATCGGGCTGTCCACCTACTGGTTCTCCGGCCTGCCCCTCACCGCGTACGGCTACTCCTTCGCCTACGCCAACTGGGAGTACTACTTGACGCCCCGGGGCTCGCTCGGACGCGGGCCATCGAACTGGGAGGCCAACCTCCACGTCGACTACCCGATCAAGGTGGGGGCGAAGCAGCGGCTGAACATCATGGTGGACGCGTTCAACGTGTTCAACCGCCAGGCGAACATCCAGCTCGATCAGCGCTACAACCTGGTACAGGACGGACCGTGCGCGGGCGTCCCCGGCAGCCTCTGCAACGGCGACGGCGGCATCGCCACGGTGGGGAACAGCTTGACGCCGGTCGGACAGCTCAGCAACCCCGTGGCCACGGCCACCAACCCCGACTTCTTGAAGAAGGGCACCAACTTCACCCTTCCACGGAGCGTCCGGGTCGGACTCCGTTTCACGTTCTAG
- a CDS encoding beta-propeller fold lactonase family protein: MRLESAPLPKLCLLLLSALTLFANQPSSAGEEDDPAGGIFIPTGVRITPTAAPGSLFQPLNPGLSSDPSFTAGQAATTAVSPDGKTLLILTSGYNSQNFSSGPQLGNTNPAESNEYIFVFDISALRPLQLQVLQVPNAFDGLAWSANGREFHVSGGPDDNVHTFRMGAGGWEESVPPVALGHGQALGLGSISPGAMGLAVTADSKRLVVVNYENDSLSLIDLTSRAKVAELDLRPGQGTPGGEFPVWVAIQGNRTAFVSSARDREVVVVDISTNTPVVSDRIPLKGQPTRLILNHDQTRLYVAESSRDAVAVIATGSHKVVGEVNTTAPKSVFPNSGGYKGSSPNSLALSPDEERLYVTNGGANSLAVVRLGGGDDEVGEVIGLIPTGWYPNSVSVSADGATLYVVNGKSNAGPNPQNCRDAASLQPGGNENACNGANQYVWQLTKAGFLTLPAPPSSELEDLTEQVARNNRYRSRGERESDEGMKAFLRSHIEHVIYIVKENRTYDQILGDLSKGNGDPSIVVYPKPLTPNQHALAEKFVDLDNFYDSGEVSGDGWNWSTSARAADTIEKTEPINYAGRGLNYDYEGTNRNLNVGYGNIADRQAANPLTPADPNLLPGSADVSAPDSAEGEEGAGYLWNAALRAGLRVRNYGFFIDLARYSIPASFPGFIPPTLTDPFASGTKVAFPTKAALQAVTDPYFRGYDNKFPDFYRVQEWEREFDNFEANGKLPNLEFVRVMHDHTGNFGTAIAGVNTPESQTADNDYAVGLIVARVAKSKRYRGNTLVFVVEDDSQDGPDHVDAHRSIAFVAGPYVRQGAVVSKRYTTVSMVATIVDILGMDHLGTFDATDEPMLEVFDKKNARWDFQAIVPEILRTTQLPVPLEQTGRKAPKDKDPLWALYTAPRHDASYWAEKTRAFNFDVEDRLDSSRYNLILWQGVVGDKVPYPSARNGQDLSREREKLLAQFRTERLRIRGEEAAGGEE; the protein is encoded by the coding sequence ATGCGACTGGAGAGCGCTCCGCTCCCTAAGCTGTGCCTTTTGCTTCTATCCGCACTGACGCTATTCGCCAACCAGCCCTCGTCTGCGGGGGAAGAAGACGACCCCGCGGGGGGAATTTTCATTCCCACCGGCGTACGGATTACACCCACCGCCGCCCCCGGCTCTCTCTTTCAGCCTTTGAATCCCGGACTCTCCTCTGATCCCTCCTTTACGGCCGGACAGGCGGCAACCACCGCCGTCAGCCCCGATGGGAAGACCCTGTTGATCCTGACCAGCGGCTACAACAGCCAGAACTTCTCCTCCGGCCCCCAGCTGGGCAACACCAATCCCGCGGAGTCCAACGAATACATTTTCGTTTTCGATATCTCTGCTTTGCGGCCCTTGCAGCTGCAGGTCCTGCAAGTCCCGAACGCATTTGACGGACTCGCCTGGAGCGCGAACGGGCGGGAGTTCCACGTCTCCGGGGGCCCCGACGACAACGTACACACCTTCCGCATGGGTGCTGGCGGCTGGGAGGAGAGCGTTCCCCCCGTGGCCTTGGGACATGGGCAGGCGTTGGGTTTGGGATCGATCTCACCGGGAGCCATGGGGCTCGCCGTGACCGCAGACAGCAAGCGCCTGGTCGTCGTCAACTACGAGAACGACTCGCTGAGCCTGATCGATCTCACAAGCCGCGCCAAAGTGGCGGAGCTCGACCTGCGCCCGGGACAGGGCACACCCGGAGGCGAATTTCCGGTCTGGGTCGCGATCCAGGGCAACCGCACGGCGTTCGTCTCGAGCGCCCGGGACCGCGAGGTCGTGGTCGTAGACATCTCCACGAACACACCCGTGGTCAGCGACCGCATCCCCCTCAAGGGCCAACCGACGCGCCTGATCCTCAACCACGACCAGACCCGGCTCTATGTGGCCGAGTCCAGCCGCGACGCCGTGGCCGTTATTGCGACGGGAAGCCACAAGGTCGTGGGGGAGGTCAACACTACGGCTCCGAAGTCAGTCTTCCCCAATAGCGGTGGCTACAAGGGCAGCAGCCCCAACAGCCTGGCCCTCTCCCCCGATGAGGAGCGGCTCTACGTGACGAACGGGGGGGCAAACTCCCTGGCCGTAGTCCGGCTAGGGGGCGGAGACGACGAGGTGGGCGAGGTCATCGGCCTGATCCCTACCGGCTGGTATCCTAATTCGGTCAGCGTCAGCGCGGACGGGGCCACGCTCTACGTGGTGAACGGCAAGAGCAACGCCGGCCCCAACCCCCAGAACTGCCGCGACGCGGCCTCCCTGCAACCGGGCGGGAATGAGAATGCGTGCAACGGCGCCAACCAGTACGTCTGGCAGCTCACCAAGGCGGGGTTCTTGACCCTGCCCGCGCCCCCGAGCAGCGAGCTCGAGGACCTCACCGAGCAAGTGGCGCGGAACAACCGCTATCGCTCCCGCGGGGAGCGGGAGTCAGACGAAGGAATGAAGGCCTTTCTCCGCAGCCACATCGAACACGTCATATACATTGTCAAGGAGAATCGGACTTACGATCAGATCCTGGGCGACTTGAGCAAGGGGAACGGAGATCCCTCGATCGTCGTCTATCCCAAACCCCTCACGCCGAATCAGCACGCCCTGGCCGAGAAGTTCGTCGACCTCGACAACTTCTACGACAGCGGGGAGGTCAGCGGAGACGGGTGGAACTGGTCCACCTCGGCGAGGGCGGCCGACACCATCGAGAAGACAGAGCCCATCAACTACGCGGGGCGCGGGCTCAATTACGACTACGAGGGAACGAACCGCAACCTCAACGTCGGCTACGGCAACATCGCGGATCGGCAAGCCGCGAACCCGCTGACCCCGGCGGATCCCAACCTTTTGCCCGGCAGCGCAGACGTGTCCGCCCCCGACAGCGCCGAGGGCGAGGAGGGAGCGGGCTACCTCTGGAACGCGGCCTTGAGGGCGGGTTTGCGGGTGCGCAACTACGGGTTCTTCATCGACTTGGCCAGATACTCGATTCCGGCCTCCTTCCCCGGGTTCATTCCACCCACTCTTACGGACCCGTTTGCCTCGGGTACGAAGGTGGCGTTCCCGACCAAGGCGGCCCTCCAGGCCGTCACCGACCCCTACTTCCGGGGCTATGACAACAAGTTCCCGGATTTCTACCGAGTGCAGGAATGGGAGCGTGAATTCGACAACTTCGAGGCGAACGGCAAGCTTCCCAATCTGGAGTTCGTTCGCGTCATGCACGACCACACCGGCAATTTTGGAACCGCCATTGCCGGGGTCAACACGCCGGAATCACAAACCGCCGACAACGACTACGCGGTCGGCTTGATCGTGGCGAGAGTAGCGAAGAGCAAGCGCTACCGCGGCAACACTCTCGTCTTCGTGGTGGAGGATGACTCCCAGGATGGGCCCGACCACGTGGACGCTCACCGGAGCATCGCCTTCGTAGCGGGGCCCTACGTCCGCCAAGGAGCGGTGGTTTCCAAGCGCTACACCACGGTCAGCATGGTCGCGACCATCGTGGACATCCTCGGCATGGATCACCTGGGGACTTTCGACGCCACGGACGAACCCATGCTGGAAGTCTTCGACAAGAAGAACGCCCGCTGGGACTTCCAGGCCATCGTCCCCGAGATTCTCCGCACCACGCAGTTGCCGGTGCCTTTGGAACAGACCGGGAGGAAGGCTCCGAAGGACAAGGATCCGTTGTGGGCGCTCTACACCGCCCCCCGTCATGATGCCTCCTATTGGGCGGAGAAGACCCGCGCGTTCAACTTCGATGTGGAGGACCGTCTGGACAGCTCGCGGTACAACCTCATCCTCTGGCAGGGAGTCGTGGGGGACAAGGTCCCCTACCCCAGCGCCCGCAACGGCCAAGACCTGAGCCGCGAGCGCGAGAAACTGCTGGCGCAGTTCCGGACGGAGAGGCTGCGGATACGAGGGGAGGAGGCCGCGGGCGGGGAGGAGTAG